In Brevibacterium zhoupengii, the following are encoded in one genomic region:
- a CDS encoding NADPH:quinone oxidoreductase family protein, translating into MRAIRVAALTGPQDVEIAEVDRPSPGPGEVLVEVAYAGVTFPELLQTRGMYQTKHELPFVLGSEAAGIVVEAGEGSRFSVGDRVAAIPGKGSFAEYMVVSDEQTVPVPDDVSLAHAAGMPMNVLTADFALRLRAQAQAGQSILVHGAAGGLGSATVQLALAMGLEVIGVVSTEAKAETVRELGATHVVMAEGFKDAAKEIYPKGVDYVFDPVGGDRFTDSTRVLAPYGRLLVLGFTAGEIPSVKVNRLLLKNISVDGVAWGAATRERPGYIAEQWDAIAEYVAAGKLNPAIHATHPLSDAAKAIGELDSRSVRGKVLLKLKGE; encoded by the coding sequence ATGAGAGCCATTCGCGTTGCCGCGTTGACCGGACCCCAGGACGTCGAGATCGCCGAGGTGGACCGTCCGAGTCCTGGACCCGGAGAAGTCCTCGTCGAGGTCGCCTACGCAGGCGTGACCTTCCCAGAGCTGCTGCAGACCCGTGGCATGTACCAGACCAAGCACGAACTTCCCTTCGTCCTCGGCTCCGAAGCAGCCGGCATCGTCGTCGAAGCCGGTGAGGGCTCTCGGTTCTCCGTCGGTGACCGGGTCGCGGCAATCCCTGGAAAAGGATCCTTCGCCGAGTACATGGTTGTCAGCGACGAGCAGACCGTTCCCGTGCCCGATGACGTGAGTCTGGCCCATGCTGCAGGAATGCCGATGAACGTGCTCACCGCCGACTTTGCACTGCGACTGCGCGCGCAGGCACAGGCAGGGCAGTCCATCCTCGTCCACGGAGCCGCAGGAGGGCTGGGCTCGGCCACGGTCCAACTGGCGCTGGCCATGGGACTCGAAGTCATCGGCGTGGTCTCGACCGAGGCCAAGGCCGAGACCGTGCGAGAGCTCGGTGCCACGCATGTGGTCATGGCCGAGGGCTTCAAGGACGCGGCCAAGGAGATCTACCCGAAGGGGGTCGACTATGTCTTCGACCCGGTCGGTGGGGACCGCTTCACCGACTCGACCCGTGTTCTTGCTCCCTACGGTCGACTCCTGGTCCTCGGATTCACCGCCGGTGAGATTCCCTCGGTCAAGGTCAACCGTCTGCTGCTGAAGAACATCTCAGTCGACGGCGTGGCTTGGGGTGCGGCGACGCGCGAACGACCGGGATACATCGCGGAACAGTGGGATGCGATCGCCGAATACGTCGCGGCAGGCAAGCTCAACCCCGCGATCCACGCCACCCATCCGCTCAGCGATGCTGCGAAGGCCATCGGCGAACTCGACTCCCGCAGCGTGCGGGGCAAGGTGCTGCTCAAACTCAAGGGGGAGTAG
- a CDS encoding nuclease-related domain-containing DEAD/DEAH box helicase, giving the protein MVTLIPQQPDFNGSTAEAAVWNALCEQLPEDATMVHGQRLTGDDKDVEIDILVLWPGFGIAVIEVKGGRVSVEDGRWITQDAQGHRNRLKVSPLEQAMVAKHTLVDYLHSRVSTLPGPISHLAVLPYTQLPQGWDQPDALRGQLIDSTQLDSIAGAISTQLRYDFTPERDNISIPHEFVLKNLRRTNQAVENVSLRATEISDRADELSREQAKLISILRHQNRAEISGGAGTGKTYLALLKSQALTREGKRVALMCYSRGLGRFLQLFTAQWPEEDRPAYVGLFHDLPISWGAAPGSDDDSEYWEHHLPRQLKDLADERPRKNLFDAIVIDEGQDFSLLWWEAVQSCLRNQVDGTLYVFTDERQRIFGREGASPITMNPIQLDENLRNSEQIVAGFADLALDPPIPRNGPGEEIDWVETDLESALAEADGQVESLMDAGWNPDDIALLTTGSRHPEQRSIVETEGTSAYWDQFFATEDVFYGHVLGFKGLERPVVVLCLNGFRDPDRAVDMLYVGMSRATTKLVVVGDMSAFDQIYEN; this is encoded by the coding sequence ATGGTCACACTGATCCCGCAGCAGCCTGATTTCAATGGTTCCACCGCCGAGGCGGCAGTGTGGAATGCTCTGTGCGAGCAGCTTCCTGAGGACGCGACGATGGTACACGGCCAACGCCTGACCGGAGACGACAAGGACGTCGAAATCGACATCCTGGTGCTCTGGCCCGGTTTCGGAATCGCCGTCATCGAGGTCAAGGGCGGTCGAGTCAGCGTCGAGGACGGTCGTTGGATCACTCAGGATGCTCAAGGTCACCGCAATCGACTCAAGGTCTCCCCTCTTGAGCAGGCGATGGTCGCCAAACACACTCTCGTGGACTATCTGCATTCGCGGGTCTCAACCTTGCCCGGGCCCATCAGCCATCTTGCGGTGCTGCCTTACACTCAGCTGCCCCAGGGCTGGGATCAGCCGGACGCGCTCCGAGGCCAGCTCATCGACTCCACTCAGCTCGACTCAATCGCCGGTGCCATCTCAACCCAGCTGAGGTACGACTTCACCCCTGAGCGCGACAACATCTCGATTCCGCACGAGTTCGTCCTCAAGAACCTGCGTCGGACGAACCAAGCGGTGGAGAACGTCAGCCTCAGGGCCACGGAGATCTCCGACCGCGCCGATGAGCTCAGCCGGGAGCAGGCGAAGCTCATCAGCATTCTGCGGCATCAGAACCGGGCCGAGATCAGCGGCGGTGCCGGAACCGGGAAGACCTACCTGGCACTCCTCAAGTCCCAAGCGCTGACTCGCGAGGGCAAACGAGTCGCCCTCATGTGCTATTCCCGCGGCCTGGGCCGGTTCCTTCAGCTCTTCACCGCCCAATGGCCCGAAGAGGATCGCCCCGCCTACGTGGGCCTGTTCCATGACCTGCCGATCTCGTGGGGAGCTGCACCCGGCAGCGACGACGATTCCGAGTACTGGGAGCACCACCTGCCGCGCCAGCTCAAAGACCTCGCCGATGAGCGCCCGCGGAAGAATCTCTTCGACGCGATCGTCATCGACGAGGGTCAGGACTTCAGCCTCCTGTGGTGGGAAGCCGTCCAATCGTGTCTGCGCAATCAAGTCGACGGCACACTCTACGTCTTCACCGATGAACGGCAGCGGATCTTCGGCCGGGAGGGCGCATCACCGATCACGATGAACCCGATCCAGCTCGATGAGAACCTGCGCAACTCCGAGCAGATCGTAGCCGGCTTCGCCGATCTCGCCCTCGACCCGCCGATTCCTCGCAACGGTCCCGGCGAGGAGATCGACTGGGTCGAAACGGACCTCGAGTCAGCGCTGGCCGAGGCAGACGGGCAGGTCGAGTCCCTCATGGATGCCGGCTGGAACCCCGATGACATCGCATTGCTCACCACGGGCAGCAGACATCCCGAGCAGCGATCGATCGTCGAGACCGAGGGCACGTCGGCCTACTGGGACCAGTTCTTCGCCACCGAAGACGTCTTCTACGGCCACGTGCTCGGTTTCAAGGGCCTCGAACGTCCCGTCGTCGTCCTCTGCCTCAACGGTTTCCGTGATCCTGACCGGGCAGTGGACATGCTCTACGTCGGCATGTCGAGAGCGACGACGAAACTCGTGGTCGTCGGCGATATGAGTGCCTTCGACCAGATCTACGAAAACTGA
- a CDS encoding TRAP transporter permease: MNVRITPFWKATVITLTVIGVLIAMNQAFFWNPGGVSLLKNAYMYAVLAAFLPIVFIVFPAKKSQIDRPIPIYDIALALITLTTCAYFCVNAENIVTLGWDYAPVPTSSALSFVFWIIVLEALRRTAGLVVTIIALVFSLYPIFTAYIPVPFLQGIPFDIKTAAQIHAMGVDSILGLPLQTGATILVGFLLFGVALQHSGGATFFYDLAMGLFGRFRGGSAKVSVISSAFMGMMSGSAVSNVLTTGPMTIPAMKKAGFTGRYAAGIEATAATGGTIMPPIMGTAAFLMVSFVGVPYGQIALAAVIPALLYYIGIFVQADAYSAKSGLKGVAKNLLPNVGKVVVLGWAYLAALVGLVLLLVIQKNESQAPYWIVGFLLVVAFFSKKYRMGIKGFGEFLYSSGKTIAEILGIIAGVGLIVGGLSMTGVSLSLARELVNAFSGNLILVLIAAAITSFVLGMGMTVSAVYVFLAIVMAPALVELGVNPIAGHLFVIYWATVSYITPPVALASFAAANIARTPPMQTSLVAMRLGAVKYVVPFAFALNPALVAQAPLPEVLITFVFAIVGVIFLGCAFEGWLVFVGRRPNWVMRALLIVAGLLTFAPELAFSVIGVVLGAVCFFVTRFWNLGGEHTPLGIDKDAPSEESVLAEK, translated from the coding sequence ATGAACGTCCGAATCACCCCTTTCTGGAAAGCCACCGTCATCACGCTCACTGTGATCGGCGTGCTCATTGCGATGAACCAGGCGTTCTTCTGGAATCCGGGCGGAGTCTCGCTGCTGAAGAACGCGTACATGTACGCCGTGCTCGCCGCGTTCCTTCCCATCGTCTTCATCGTCTTCCCTGCGAAGAAGTCGCAGATTGACAGGCCGATCCCCATCTACGACATCGCTTTGGCCCTCATCACCCTGACCACTTGCGCCTACTTCTGCGTCAATGCAGAGAACATCGTGACCTTGGGATGGGACTACGCACCCGTGCCGACTTCCTCGGCGCTGTCGTTCGTGTTCTGGATCATTGTGCTCGAAGCGCTGCGCCGCACGGCAGGGCTCGTGGTCACGATCATCGCGCTGGTCTTCTCCTTGTATCCGATATTCACGGCCTACATTCCGGTCCCATTCCTGCAGGGAATCCCCTTCGACATCAAGACTGCTGCACAGATCCACGCCATGGGTGTTGATTCCATCCTGGGACTGCCCCTCCAGACCGGTGCAACCATTCTCGTCGGCTTCCTGCTCTTCGGAGTCGCACTTCAGCACTCCGGCGGGGCAACGTTCTTCTACGATCTGGCGATGGGCCTGTTCGGCCGTTTCCGAGGGGGCTCTGCCAAAGTCTCAGTCATCTCCTCGGCTTTCATGGGAATGATGAGTGGGTCAGCCGTCTCCAACGTTCTCACCACTGGTCCGATGACTATCCCAGCGATGAAAAAGGCGGGCTTCACCGGACGCTACGCGGCCGGCATCGAAGCGACGGCTGCCACCGGCGGTACGATTATGCCGCCGATCATGGGCACTGCCGCCTTCCTTATGGTGTCCTTCGTCGGCGTCCCCTACGGGCAGATTGCACTCGCCGCTGTCATCCCAGCTCTTCTCTACTACATCGGAATCTTCGTTCAGGCTGACGCCTATTCCGCCAAGTCCGGACTAAAAGGCGTGGCGAAGAACCTCCTGCCTAATGTCGGCAAAGTCGTCGTACTCGGTTGGGCTTATCTGGCGGCGCTCGTCGGCCTCGTCCTCCTCCTGGTGATACAGAAGAATGAGAGTCAGGCTCCCTACTGGATCGTTGGGTTCCTGCTCGTCGTAGCATTCTTCTCCAAGAAGTACCGCATGGGCATCAAGGGATTCGGAGAGTTCCTCTACAGCTCGGGTAAGACAATTGCCGAAATTCTCGGCATCATCGCCGGTGTCGGTCTGATCGTAGGTGGTCTGTCGATGACCGGAGTGAGCTTGTCGCTTGCTCGCGAACTCGTCAACGCATTCTCCGGCAACCTCATCCTTGTCCTCATTGCTGCAGCCATCACATCCTTTGTCCTCGGAATGGGCATGACGGTCTCTGCGGTATATGTCTTCCTCGCCATTGTTATGGCTCCGGCACTCGTGGAGCTGGGAGTCAATCCGATTGCCGGTCACCTCTTCGTCATCTACTGGGCCACGGTTTCCTACATCACTCCCCCGGTTGCCCTCGCATCCTTTGCCGCGGCGAATATCGCGAGAACTCCACCAATGCAGACTTCCCTGGTCGCGATGCGTTTGGGCGCCGTGAAATATGTGGTTCCGTTCGCCTTCGCGCTCAATCCTGCCCTCGTCGCACAAGCGCCTTTGCCCGAAGTCCTCATTACCTTCGTCTTCGCCATTGTCGGGGTCATCTTCCTCGGATGCGCCTTCGAAGGCTGGCTGGTCTTCGTCGGACGTAGGCCCAACTGGGTGATGCGGGCCCTCCTCATCGTGGCTGGATTGTTGACCTTTGCGCCAGAGCTCGCCTTCTCGGTCATTGGCGTTGTCCTCGGAGCCGTCTGCTTCTTCGTCACCCGCTTCTGGAATCTCGGGGGCGAGCATACTCCGCTCGGAATCGACAAAGACGCTCCTTCAGAGGAGTCCGTGCTTGCTGAGAAATAG
- a CDS encoding TAXI family TRAP transporter solute-binding subunit, translating into MKFRALLAILLTLTLALSACTPPTKKVNGIRDPLVFATYGTGTSTYADLAAVTDAVSTDTDARLRIITSDTAIGRLAPMKAGIAQMGRLGDEYIFGFEGQNEFASENWGPQDLRVVWAPLSPHSLLTRKSDGIKTPADLKGKKIPNVTANPSVNGKIEAYLAYAGLTLDDVELVDVAYSEQPAALESGQIDALYQQVYGSSLFELESKFDVSWIELDPKDKKGIERVHELAPQLNILPFEDAPGQEEGTSTHGFVYTLPISTYADASDDEVKKLVSSMASTFPKYKASTLNTPRWKPDDVETMPRVIPFHPGTIAWLKENGQWTDEAQKRNDELIERGEKLRAEWKKFMDTKPDKDDIPKKWSEWKASSDL; encoded by the coding sequence ATGAAGTTTCGCGCATTACTCGCAATCCTCTTAACCCTTACGCTGGCCCTGAGTGCCTGCACCCCGCCGACAAAGAAGGTGAATGGGATCCGCGACCCATTGGTATTCGCCACGTATGGCACTGGAACGTCGACCTATGCGGACTTGGCCGCAGTGACGGATGCGGTGTCGACGGATACCGACGCGCGACTGCGCATCATCACCTCCGACACAGCGATCGGCCGACTGGCACCGATGAAGGCCGGGATCGCCCAGATGGGCAGGCTCGGTGATGAGTACATCTTCGGGTTCGAGGGCCAAAACGAGTTCGCCAGCGAGAACTGGGGGCCACAGGACCTGCGGGTCGTCTGGGCGCCGCTGTCGCCGCACTCCCTGCTGACACGCAAGTCCGACGGAATCAAGACCCCCGCCGATCTCAAGGGCAAAAAGATCCCCAACGTGACCGCAAACCCCTCAGTGAACGGAAAGATCGAAGCCTACCTCGCATATGCGGGGCTGACCTTGGACGATGTGGAGCTAGTCGACGTCGCCTATTCGGAGCAGCCAGCGGCGCTTGAGTCCGGGCAGATCGATGCTCTCTATCAGCAGGTCTATGGCTCTTCGCTCTTCGAGCTCGAGTCGAAGTTCGACGTCAGTTGGATTGAACTCGATCCCAAAGACAAAAAGGGAATCGAACGGGTGCACGAGCTGGCACCGCAGCTCAACATCCTGCCGTTCGAAGATGCACCAGGCCAGGAGGAGGGCACCAGCACACACGGCTTCGTCTACACCTTGCCGATTTCCACGTATGCGGATGCTTCGGACGACGAAGTGAAAAAGCTGGTGAGCTCGATGGCATCGACATTCCCGAAGTACAAAGCGTCAACGCTCAATACGCCGAGGTGGAAGCCCGATGATGTGGAGACCATGCCTCGAGTCATTCCCTTCCACCCGGGCACTATCGCGTGGCTCAAGGAGAACGGTCAGTGGACTGACGAAGCGCAGAAGCGCAATGACGAGCTGATCGAGCGTGGAGAGAAGCTTCGCGCGGAATGGAAGAAGTTCATGGACACCAAACCGGATAAGGATGACATTCCCAAGAAGTGGAGCGAGTGGAAGGCCTCGTCCGATCTATAA
- a CDS encoding LysR family transcriptional regulator, whose protein sequence is MEVQQARVFMALAEELHFGRAAERLGMGQSLLSRTIRQLEEELGATLFQRTTRNVRLAPAGLALFEPARQMISLQRVAVDSVKRAAAGEVGQLGFGFARASSRGMAASLVAAAYEDHPGITFAIESNVFADEGLTRLADGSLDIALVRWTRQPPTITGRPVLIERPVVTLPDSHRLARRKLIRVDELADEDLLSLPANPNSTLRETTIRLCHNAGFSPRVILELPDAQTISALIAAGMGITITFDSVAATMREPGTVTVPLDVTNESSVVYLAHLRTHGSASLSAVLAIAETVLPTVSSASE, encoded by the coding sequence GTGGAAGTTCAACAGGCGCGTGTGTTCATGGCGCTCGCAGAAGAGTTGCATTTCGGCCGGGCTGCGGAACGTCTGGGGATGGGACAGTCGCTGCTCAGTCGGACGATTCGGCAGCTTGAGGAGGAGCTCGGCGCCACCCTGTTCCAGCGGACTACTCGAAACGTGCGCCTGGCACCGGCAGGGTTAGCACTTTTCGAACCAGCTCGACAGATGATCAGTCTGCAGCGAGTGGCGGTCGATTCGGTGAAGCGCGCGGCGGCTGGAGAAGTCGGGCAATTGGGTTTCGGATTTGCGCGGGCGTCCTCGCGTGGCATGGCCGCCTCGTTGGTGGCGGCGGCATACGAAGACCATCCCGGCATCACCTTCGCTATTGAGTCCAATGTCTTCGCCGACGAAGGACTGACCCGGTTGGCTGATGGGAGTCTTGATATTGCTCTTGTGAGGTGGACCCGGCAACCGCCGACCATCACCGGGCGACCTGTGCTGATCGAACGTCCCGTCGTCACTCTGCCTGACTCGCACCGTCTCGCCCGGAGGAAACTCATTCGCGTCGATGAACTGGCAGATGAAGACCTGCTCTCTCTCCCAGCGAACCCGAACTCAACGCTTCGTGAGACGACAATCCGACTGTGCCATAACGCAGGCTTTTCGCCCCGGGTAATTCTCGAGCTTCCCGACGCTCAGACGATCTCCGCCCTGATCGCAGCGGGCATGGGAATCACCATCACCTTTGACTCGGTCGCTGCAACCATGCGTGAGCCCGGCACAGTGACAGTTCCACTCGACGTTACGAACGAGTCGTCGGTGGTCTATCTTGCACACCTGCGGACTCATGGAAGTGCATCGTTGTCAGCCGTGTTGGCAATAGCGGAGACCGTCCTGCCGACGGTGAGCAGCGCCAGTGAATGA
- a CDS encoding MFS transporter, whose product MSNSNTHPEASIPAAPPEPDLKTVRKAVAASAVGNATEWFDYGLYAVSITYITQHFFPGSHGQLLALLTFAVSFIFRPLGGIVWGPMGDRLGRKAVLALTILLMAGSTFCIALLPSYATIGVAAPIILVLLRVIQGFSSGGEYGGAATFMAEYAPDKRRGFFGSFLEFGTLAGMAAGSLFVLLLQLGLGEETMMDWGWRIPFVFAGVLGVVGLYMRTKLDESPVYEELDDNEQGKSVKEVFTILFRDYWKQLLILGGMVVAVNVVNYTLLSYMPAYLQNPVGMDSNSSLTVMFLAQAFMMVLIPFGGMLSDKVGRKPVWYFSLVGLFVAAIPMFMLMANGFIWALIGLAVLGVLYIPQISTISATFPAMFPGPVRFAGFAISYNVSTAIFGGTAPSANEAIIGATGNTIVPAYFVMGACVIGFIATIFMKETKGASLRGSGLPEAGADVVFEEQELVDDKK is encoded by the coding sequence GTGAGTAACTCCAACACGCATCCCGAGGCCAGCATCCCCGCAGCTCCACCCGAGCCGGACCTCAAGACGGTCCGCAAAGCCGTTGCCGCCTCGGCGGTCGGAAACGCCACCGAGTGGTTCGACTACGGCCTGTACGCGGTCTCGATCACCTACATCACCCAGCACTTCTTCCCCGGCAGCCACGGCCAGCTCCTGGCCCTGCTGACCTTCGCCGTCTCCTTCATCTTCCGCCCACTCGGCGGCATCGTCTGGGGTCCGATGGGCGATCGCCTCGGTCGCAAGGCAGTGCTTGCTCTGACGATTCTGCTTATGGCCGGCTCAACATTCTGCATCGCGCTGCTGCCCAGTTACGCCACGATCGGCGTCGCCGCGCCGATCATCCTCGTCCTCCTGCGCGTCATCCAGGGCTTCTCCTCGGGCGGAGAGTACGGCGGTGCCGCCACGTTCATGGCCGAATACGCCCCGGACAAACGTCGCGGCTTCTTCGGCAGCTTCCTCGAGTTCGGCACCCTCGCCGGCATGGCCGCTGGCTCGCTCTTCGTTCTGCTGCTCCAGCTGGGCCTGGGTGAAGAGACCATGATGGATTGGGGCTGGAGGATTCCCTTCGTCTTCGCTGGAGTTCTCGGCGTGGTCGGCCTCTACATGAGGACGAAGCTCGACGAATCCCCTGTCTATGAGGAACTCGACGACAACGAACAGGGCAAGTCGGTCAAGGAAGTCTTCACCATCCTCTTCAGGGACTACTGGAAGCAGCTGCTCATCCTCGGCGGCATGGTCGTCGCCGTCAACGTCGTCAACTACACGCTGCTGTCCTATATGCCCGCCTACCTGCAGAATCCGGTCGGCATGGACTCGAACTCCTCACTGACGGTGATGTTCCTGGCCCAGGCGTTCATGATGGTCCTCATTCCGTTCGGCGGAATGCTCTCGGACAAGGTCGGTCGCAAGCCAGTCTGGTACTTCTCGCTCGTCGGCCTGTTCGTTGCGGCCATTCCGATGTTCATGCTCATGGCCAACGGCTTCATCTGGGCACTCATCGGCCTGGCGGTGCTCGGCGTCCTCTACATTCCGCAGATCTCGACGATCTCTGCGACCTTCCCGGCGATGTTCCCCGGACCGGTGCGCTTCGCGGGATTCGCGATCTCCTACAACGTCTCGACCGCAATCTTCGGCGGCACCGCACCTTCAGCCAATGAAGCGATCATCGGGGCGACAGGGAACACGATCGTGCCCGCCTACTTTGTGATGGGCGCCTGCGTCATCGGCTTCATCGCCACCATCTTCATGAAGGAGACGAAGGGCGCGTCGCTGCGCGGCTCTGGTCTCCCCGAAGCTGGCGCCGACGTCGTCTTCGAAGAACAGGAACTCGTCGACGACAAGAAGTGA
- a CDS encoding helix-turn-helix domain-containing protein, protein MVSGGGTTASAVGGSRSLLLPEQTWFSTDSVPPGRRVTEWETHHASMLVGLRTRLGSGTQLRAQTATLRLPRIRVAKVNGSPHSVQRTADDVATHPVSGVVVYIPLQGTNEFTHRTGSLTVGPGRGLICDGDTAFSRTFPQGVSELVIQLPRETLAQLTDADSVRRPMPLDLDPDNSLNLAARELTQLAAGALDRGLRHGQRLETRLLDLLTGVLSRPLAHTGPLQEAMAVIAEAHCDPRLNASRLAQFVGVSERQLSRLFSATGRSVPQTIVDARLTTVHQMLADPVWANAPMAEVASACGFGSQAQLSRGYRQRFGIGPLRHRKQLQDKSG, encoded by the coding sequence ATGGTCAGCGGAGGTGGGACGACGGCGAGCGCAGTGGGCGGCTCGCGTTCGCTCCTCCTTCCCGAACAGACCTGGTTCTCCACCGATTCCGTGCCGCCGGGCCGTCGGGTCACCGAATGGGAGACTCACCACGCCAGCATGCTCGTCGGGCTGAGAACGCGACTGGGCTCAGGCACACAGCTGCGTGCACAGACCGCAACACTGCGACTGCCCCGGATTCGGGTCGCGAAGGTCAACGGCAGCCCACATTCTGTGCAGCGGACTGCGGACGACGTCGCTACACACCCGGTGTCGGGAGTCGTCGTCTACATTCCGCTGCAGGGCACGAACGAGTTCACCCACCGCACCGGTTCGCTCACCGTCGGGCCCGGACGAGGCCTCATCTGCGACGGTGACACCGCCTTCTCCCGCACCTTCCCGCAGGGAGTCAGCGAACTGGTCATCCAACTCCCCCGTGAGACCCTGGCTCAGCTCACCGACGCAGACTCTGTGCGACGGCCGATGCCACTCGACCTCGACCCAGACAATTCGCTCAATCTGGCAGCTCGTGAACTCACCCAGCTTGCTGCTGGGGCCCTGGATCGCGGGCTGCGTCACGGACAGAGACTCGAGACTCGCCTGCTCGACCTTCTCACCGGAGTGCTCTCACGACCGCTGGCGCATACCGGGCCGTTGCAGGAGGCGATGGCCGTGATCGCCGAAGCACACTGCGATCCCAGGCTCAACGCCTCTCGCCTCGCCCAGTTCGTCGGCGTCTCCGAACGCCAACTCTCCCGACTGTTCTCCGCCACTGGACGCAGCGTCCCGCAGACCATTGTCGATGCCCGCCTGACCACGGTTCACCAAATGCTCGCCGACCCCGTCTGGGCAAACGCACCGATGGCCGAAGTTGCCTCAGCTTGTGGGTTCGGCTCGCAAGCCCAGCTCTCGCGCGGCTATCGCCAACGCTTCGGAATCGGGCCGCTACGGCACCGGAAACAGCTGCAAGACAAATCGGGGTAG